The Sphingomonas sp. NBWT7 nucleotide sequence ATCCTTGTGGCCGGGATGGCCGATCCCGATTCGCACGCGACGGAAATCGGGGCCGAGATGCTGATCGATTGAGCGCAGCCCGTTATGCCCGGCGAGCCCGCCGCCCTGGCGCACCTTGACCTTCATCGGCGCGAGATCGAGCTCGTCGTGGAACACCGTCAGCGCCTCGACGCCCAGCTTGTAGAAGCGCAGCGCCTCGGCCACGCTGCGGCCGCTCTCGTTCATGAACGTCGCGGGCTTGAGCAGCAGCACCTTGTGATTGCCAAGCCGCCCCTCGCGCACCCAACCCTGAAATTTCTTCGCATCGGTGCCGAAGCCGTGCACCTCGGCGATCGCATCGAGCGCCATGAAGCCGACGTTGTGG carries:
- the pth gene encoding aminoacyl-tRNA hydrolase; this translates as MQLWVGLGNPGPQYAMHRHNVGFMALDAIAEVHGFGTDAKKFQGWVREGRLGNHKVLLLKPATFMNESGRSVAEALRFYKLGVEALTVFHDELDLAPMKVKVRQGGGLAGHNGLRSIDQHLGPDFRRVRIGIGHPGHKDRVTGHVLGNYAKSEIDPLRDLLGALAAEAPTLAAGDDVRFMNDVALRLQD